Proteins found in one Pyrus communis chromosome 15, drPyrComm1.1, whole genome shotgun sequence genomic segment:
- the LOC137718086 gene encoding uncharacterized protein produces the protein MASKVFLQLQGKATQASRVVAEYGSSYYKQVLEKNRHYVQEPPTVEKCSLLSKHLFYTRIASILGRYETLQKELDSVKQIWKNRQALRVEDAGIAALFGLECFAWFCAGEMIGRGFTFTGYRVSTLLSFEDAGPSEFGYRLQGRNRRETVSPTGDGRKKPEADDYT, from the exons ATGGCATCGAAGGTGTTTCTTCagttgcaaggcaaggcaactCAAGCTTCAAGGGTTGTGGCAGAGTACGGATCTTCCTATTACAAGCAGGTATTGGAGAAGAACAGGCATTACGTTCAGGAGCCTCCCACTGTTGAAAAATGCAGCCTTTTGTCCAAACACTTGTTCTATACCCGTATTGCTAG TATACTGGGGCGGTATGAAACACTTCAGAAGGAGCTTGATTCGGTAAAGCAAATTTGGAAGAACAGGCAGGCGCTGAGGGTGGAGGATGCCGGAATAGCTGCCCTGTTTGGCTTAGAATGCTTCGCCTGGTTTTGTGCCGGTGAGATGATAGGTCGAGGATTCACATTCACAGGTTACCGAGTCTCGACGCTGCTGAGCTT CGAGGATGCCGGACCATCTGAGTTTGGGTACCGGCTACAAGGGAGAAATCGAAGGGAAACTGTCAGTCCGACCGGAGATGGACGTAAGAAACCAGAAGCAGATGATTATACTTAA
- the LOC137718305 gene encoding ferrochelatase-2, chloroplastic: MDAATGARVLPQINLSHSDRRLSSGRSGSASCRSSEGLKISKQLTVSCSAASDKGNDMFGLSHYSKKNPVGEVLCPAGVCTYGGTAVESHSHAGEEKVGVLLLNLGGPETLNDVQPFLFNLFADPDIIRLPRLFRFLQQPLAKLISVLRAPKSKEGYAAIGGGSPLRKITDEQANELKKSLESKDLPVNVYVGMRYWYPFTEEAVQQIKKDRITRLVVLPLYPQFSISTTGSSVSVLRDIFRKDLYLSRMPVSIINSWYQREGYLKSMADLISKELESFSEPAEVMIFFSAHGVPLSYVEDAGDPYKDQMEECIFLIMKELTSRGINNEHTLAYQSRVGPVQWLKPYTDEVLVELGQKGVKSLLAVPVSFVSEHIETLEEIDMEYRELAHESGIENWGRVPALGCTPSFITDLADAVIEALPLATAMSTPQTTSEVVDHDPLRYVIKIFFGSFLAFVLFFSPKMIMAFRNHLI; the protein is encoded by the exons ATGGACGCCGCCACAGGCGCCCGCGTTCTTCCCCAAATCAATCTCTCCCATTCAGATCGTAGATTATCCTC TGGTAGGTCGGGATCTGCCTCTTGCCGTTCATCCGAGGGATTGAAAATTTCGAAACAGCTCACAGTTTCATGCTCTGCAGCGAGTGATAAAGGAAATGACATGTTTGGATTATCACATTATTCTAAGAAAAACCCTGTTGGAGAAGTATTATGTCCAGCGGGTGTATGCACTTATGGTGGGACTGCTGTAGAGTCTCATTCCCATGCTGGGGAAGAGAAGGTTGGAGTGCTGCTTCTGAATCTTGGAGGACCCGAGACGCTTAATGATGTTCAGCCGTTTTTGTTCAATCTTTTTGCCGACCCG GATATCATTCGCCTCCCAAGGTTGTTTCGGTTTCTCCAGCAACCATTGGCGAAATTAATTTCTGTGCTTCGAGCCCCAAAAAGCAAAGAAGGTTATGCTGCTATAGGAGGTGGTTCACCATTGCGTAAAATTACAGATGAGCAG GCAAATGAACTCAAAAAGTCTCTGGAATCTAAGGACTTGCCTGTTAATGTATATGTGGGAATGCGTTATTGGTACCCATTTACTGAGGAAGCAGTTCAGCAA ATTAAGAAGGACAGAATAACCAGGCTTGTTGTCCTGCCTCTATACCCTCAGTTCTCTATCTCTACAACTGGATCAAGCGTTTCTGTGCTCCGGGATATTTTCAG GAAAGACTTGTACCTATCAAGGATGCCTGTTTCTATTATAAACTCATGGTATCAACGTGAAGGCTATCTTAAGTCAATGGCCGACTTGATTTCCAAAGAGCTAGAAAGTTTTTCTGAGCCTGCAGAG GTCATGATATTCTTCAGTGCCCACGGAGTACCGCTGAGTTATGTGGAGGATGCCGGAGATCCTTACAAAGATCAAATGGAGGAGTGCATCTTCTTAATAATGAAAGAGCTGACATCTAGAGGAATTAACAATGAACATACCCTTGCTTACCAG AGTCGAGTTGGTCCTGTGCAATGGCTAAAGCCCTACACTGATGAAGTTCTTGTTGAGCTTGGCCAGAAAGGCGTGAAAAGTCTCCTAGCTGTTCCAGTCAG cTTTGTGAGTGAGCACATAGAGACTCTTGAAGAAATTGATATGGAGTACAGGGAATTGGCCCACGAATCTGGCATTGAGAATTGGGGCCGAGTCCCTGCCCTTGGTTGTACTCCTTCGTTTATAACAGACCTGGCAGATGCAGTAATAGAAGCCTTACCACTTGCAACAGCCATGTCAACCCCACAAACTACCTCAGAAGTAGTCGATCATGACCCCCTGAGATACGTTATCAAGATATTCTTTGGTTCCTTTTTGGCATTTGTTTTGTTCTTCTCCCCGAAAATGATCATGGCGTTCAGGAACCACCTGATTTAA
- the LOC137718089 gene encoding copper transporter 5.1-like codes for MMHMTFYWSRQVTLLFDSWKTDTWTSYSLTLLACLLVPAFYQYLEDLRVRIKRAASSSSLKSSSDAPIRAPLLSAKLGGAGGRFSAGRLAESVLFGVNAAIGYMIMLAIMSFNGGVFVAIVLGLAIGYLAFRSGDDDVVVDNPCACA; via the coding sequence ATGATGCACATGACCTTCTACTGGAGCCGGCAGGTAACGCTCCTCTTCGACTCGTGGAAAACCGACACGTGGACGAGCTACTCCCTCACGCTGCTCGCCTGCCTTCTCGTCCCTGCCTTCTACCAGTACCTCGAGGACCTGCGCGTGCGCATCAAGCGCGCGGCCTCCTCATCTTCCCTGAAATCCTCGTCCGACGCGCCGATCCGGGCCCCGCTGCTCAGTGCCAAGCTCGGCGGCGCCGGAGGTAGGTTCTCGGCGGGGAGGCTGGCGGAGAGCGTGCTTTTCGGAGTCAACGCGGCGATCGGGTACATGATTATGCTGGCGATCATGTCGTTTAACGGCGGAGTGTTCGTGGCCATCGTTTTGGGGCTGGCGATTGGTTACCTGGCGTTTCGGAGTGGGGACGATGACGTGGTGGTGGATAATCCGTGTGCGTGTGCTTAG
- the LOC137717375 gene encoding uncharacterized protein C6G9.01c-like — protein MGKKSKSKAPREVKDDTLVEEEKLPCSVKKPTSEVDETSAKKRKKPETEKGEKSPSSAKKPASEIDDIFAAKKKKTGTGKATKPKENSTEKPHKLKTTKKDKGIRDGGFGDLSSQPKKRTQDGLAVYTEDELRINNADAGNTPLCPFDCSCCF, from the coding sequence ATGGGaaaaaagagtaaatcaaaAGCTCCCAGAGAGGTGAAAGATGATACACTTGTAGAAGAGGAAAAGCTGCCATGTTCGGTGAAAAAGCCTACTTCTGAGGTTGATGAAACATCTgccaaaaagaggaagaaacccGAAACTGAGAAGGGCGAGAAGTCTCCATCTTCCGCGAAGAAGCCTGCTTCTGAGATTGATGATATATTTGCAgcgaaaaagaagaaaaccggGACTGGAAAGGCtacaaaaccaaaagaaaactcGACTGAAAAACCGCACAAGCTCAAGACGACGAAGAAGGATAAAGGGATTAGAGATGGCGGATTTGGGGACCTGTCTTCTCAGCCGAAAAAGAGAACACAGGATGGTCTTGCTGTTTATACAGAAGATGAATTGAGAATCAACAATGCAGATGCTGGAAACACTCCGCTTTGTCCGTTTGATTGTTCTTGTTGCTTTTGA
- the LOC137717376 gene encoding uncharacterized protein, with product MAKDNNGYKDTDDKLLRAKRVKNKAPAPVQITAEQLLREAREGQEGEIRPPEQQINDATELADFRLRMRKGFEDQVRRQKQNARVWIKYAWWEESQKELDRARSVWERLLEVDYRNHTVWVEYAAMEMKNKMINHARNVWERAVQLLPRVDQLWYKYIHMEEMIGNVARAREIFRRWMDWMPEQQGWIGFIEFELRYNEVDHARAIFEQFVQCHPKADAWIRYAKFEMKNGDLARVRDVYQTAVDMLDNAEGAEQLFLAFAEFEEGCKEIERARSIYKLGRDRIPKGMAAALYRMFEEFEERYGDRQGIEDAVVNKARFKYEQEVRKDPLDYDAWFGYIRLEENAGNKEKIRRVYDRAIANVPPAQEKRYWQCYIYLWINYALYEEIDACDEDRARAVYRMCLELIPHKKFTFAKMWILAAEFEIRQLKLESARKILGTAIGKAAKGKIFKKYIEIEWQLCNADRCRKLYEKYLHWSPENCYAWIRYAEFEKRICDTERARSVYELAIGQKQLDKPELLWKSYIDFELAEREFERARNLYGRLLERTRHVKVWISYAAFEASAVVGGDGMRSEDVIEQKEQCIQRARRVFERASDYFRTSAPELKEQRSMLLEQWLNMEKEFGDFGDVTLVQAKLPRRLKRKRPIVIEDGGSAGFEEYIDHLFPEEALNTNCKLFEAAYNWKRRKDSSAEDGDDKET from the coding sequence ATGGCGAAGGACAACAATGGCTACAAGGACACCGATGACAAGCTGCTGCGGGCGAAAAGGGTTAAGAACAAAGCCCCAGCCCCTGTCCAAATCACCGCAGAGCAACTCCTCCGCGAGGCGCGTGAGGGTCAGGAGGGGGAAATCCGTCCTCCCGAACAGCAAATAAATGACGCTACCGAGCTTGCTGATTTTCGCCTCCGAATGCGCAAGGGATTCGAGGACCAAGTCCGGCGCCAAAAGCAGAATGCCCGCGTCTGGATCAAGTATGCTTGGTGGGAGGAGTCCCAGAAGGAATTGGACCGTGCACGCTCTGTTTGGGAGCGGCTGCTTGAGGTAGATTATCGAAACCACACCGTCTGGGTCGAGTATGCCGCGATGGAGATGAAGAATAAGATGATCAACCATGCGAGGAATGTGTGGGAGCGTGCTGTGCAACTCTTGCCGAGGGTGGATCAGCTCTGGTACAAATATATTCACATGGAGGAGATGATAGGGAATGTGGCTCGGGCTCGGGAAATATTTCGGAGGTGGATGGATTGGATGCCGGAGCAGCAAGGCTGGATCGGATTCATCGAGTTTGAGCTTCGGTATAATGAAGTAGATCACGCGAGAGCGATTTTTGAGCAGTTCGTACAATGTCATCCAAAAGCTGACGCTTGGATTCGGTATGCCAAGTTTGAGATGAAGAATGGTGACCTTGCAAGGGTAAGGGATGTGTATCAGACGGCAGTGGATATGCTAGACAATGCTGAGGGGGCCGAACAGTTGTTTCTGGCTTTTGCTGAATTTGAAGAAGGGTGCAAAGAAATCGAGCGTGCAAGGAGTATTTATAAGTTAGGGCGCGATCGTATACCAAAAGGAATGGCTGCTGCTTTGTATAGGATGTTCGAGGAATTTGAGGAGCGTTATGGGGACAGACAAGGGATCGAGGATGCAGTTGTGAACAAGGCAAGGTTCAAGTACGAGCAGGAGGTTAGGAAGGATCCTTTGGATTATGATGCCTGGTTTGGTTATATAAGGCTAGAAGAAAATGCAGGGAACAAGGAGAAGATTAGACGAGTTTATGATCGAGCGATTGCCAATGTACCACCGGCTCAAGAAAAGCGGTATTGGCAGTGCTACATTTATCTATGGATCAACTATGCATTGTATGAGGAGATTGATGCTTGCGATGAGGACCGTGCACGCGCTGTTTATAGAATGTGCCTTGAACTGATTCCTCATAAGAAGTTTACATTTGCAAAAATGTGGATTCTCGCAGCCGAGTTTGAGATCCGACAACTGAAACTCGAGTCTGCACGTAAGATACTTGGTACTGCAATTGGCAAGGCAGCTAAAGGCAAGATATTTAAGAAGTACATTGAGATTGAGTGGCAACTATGTAATGCTGATCGCTGTCGCAAACTGTATGAAAAGTATCTGCATTGGTCGCCGGAAAATTGCTACGCGTGGATCAGGTATGCAGAGTTTGAGAAAAGAATTTGCGACACAGAACGAGCCAGATCGGTTTATGAACTTGCCATCGGCCAAAAACAACTCGACAAGCCCGAATTGCTGTGGAAGTCATACATTGACTTTGAACTAgcagagagagagtttgagagagCTAGAAATCTGTACGGGCGCCTATTAGAACGGACCCGACACGTTAAAGTCTGGATCAGTTACGCAGCATTCGAGGCATCGGCTGTGGTGGGAGGAGACGGAATGCGCTCAGAAGATGTTATTGAGCAAAAGGAACAATGCATTCAGCGCGCCAGAAGGGTTTTCGAGAGAGCGTCGGACTATTTTAGGACTTCAGCACCGGAACTTAAGGAACAAAGAAGTATGCTGCTAGAACAATGGCTGAACATGGAGAAGGAGTTTGGGGATTTCGGTGATGTTACGTTGGTGCAAGCGAAGCTGCCGCGGAGATTGAAGAGGAAGAGGCCAATAGTTATTGAAGATGGTGGTTCTGCTGGGTTTGAAGAATACATTGATCATCTTTTTCCAGAAGAAGCTCTTAACACGAACTGCAAGCTCTTCGAAGCTGCCTACAATTGGAAGAGGCGAAAAGATTCTTCTGCGGAGGATGGGGACGATAAAGAAACATAG
- the LOC137717377 gene encoding uncharacterized protein encodes MACLHDHSCEDHDCSSGWTLYEHIDLPKVTALNEAVPGSVKSVFKAWEQRLNSSGGHLESNEGDPELLVYIPFTSDVKIKSISVVGGVDGTSPSKMRAFINKEGIDFSDAQGMQAVQEWDLVENFQGTLEYQTRYSKFQNVASITLHFPDSFGGDTTKIEYIGFKGEATKLKRDVVATIVYELRPNPSDHKTEAEGGGLSHIE; translated from the exons ATGGCTTGCTTGCACGACCACAGCTGCGAAGATCATGATTGTTCGTCCGGTTGGACTCTCTATGAGCATATCGACCTCCCCAAA GTTACTGCTTTGAATGAGGCGGTTCCTGGAAGCGTCAAGTCGGTTTTCAAAGCTTGGGAGCAAAGACTGAATTCTAGTGGG GGACACTTGGAGAGCAATGAGGGTGATCCTGAGTTACTTGTTTACATTCC atTTACATCAGATGTAAAGATCAAGAGCATATCAGTTGTTGGTGGTGTTGATGGAACAAGTCCTTCCAAGATGAGGGC GTTCATCAACAAAGAAGGCATTGACTTTTCAGATGCTCAAGGAATGCAAGCTGTTCAG GAGTGGGATCTGGTCGAAAATTTCCAAGGAACGTTGGAGTACCAGACAAG ATATTCCAAATTTCAAAACGTGGCCAGCATCACATTGCATTTTCCCGATAGTTTTGGTGGTGATACAACTAAGATAGAGTACATTGGCTTTAAAGGCGAAGCTACAAAG TTGAAGAGGGATGTTGTCGCAACAATTGTTTACGAACTCAGGCCAAATCCTTCCGATCACAA GACAGAGGCTGAAGGTGGGGGTCTCTCACATATTGAATGA